The Montipora foliosa isolate CH-2021 chromosome 14, ASM3666993v2, whole genome shotgun sequence genome window below encodes:
- the LOC137984653 gene encoding D-inositol 3-phosphate glycosyltransferase-like isoform X3, with the protein MSTWSPSFPSTSSCALQGGHESRTGQAPSRKLKVTLLSSEWKSTKGGLSTLNRELAIQLAKHQNVEVSMYLPWCSEEDLRIAKENHIKLIQAKELIGFEPIEWLLSAPENHEIDYVIGHGLILGRQVQLIKKQVKCKWIQIVHTAPEDLGMFKEYANAISRAEKKHNAEIQLCELADQVVAVGPKLADEYKCYLRYSKRDQSVFVLTPSIFCEFSLVKQAAEEREKFRVLVFGRGNTEDFKLKGYDVAAKAFSKLKKRYQLVFVGAPLGREEEVAEKLCKHGIARSQLTVRSFKESREDLVRLFCEVDLCIMPSRTEGFGLAALEALSAGLPILVSGNSGLGDALEHVPHGSSCVLYSEDPRQWAKAIKSVRKKRRDVRLKETEHLRIQYAEEYSWEKQCGELVRRMLDSVFASNSTTESLLDSAQDNHALSLTSESSDGKPGRKGEDGGHERKRFRSISIREALFRKLSITKDRTYQTLPAKITKPDTTSSFLTALKMSPGSNDS; encoded by the exons ATGTCAACCTGG AGTCCCTCCTTTCCTAGCACCTCATCTTGTGCATTACAGGGAGGCCATGAAAGCAGAACAGGCCAAGCACCAAGTAGAAAACTCAAGGTTACTCTCTTAAGCAGTGAATGGAAATCTACAAAAGGAGGTTTGTCAACCCTCAACAGAGAGCTTGCCATTCAGTTAGCAAAGCATCAGAATGTGGAAGTCAGTATGTACCTTCCTTGGTGCAGTGAAGAAGATCTGAGGATTGCAAAGGAAAACCATATTAAGTTAATACAAGCAAAAGAATTgataggatttgaacccattGAATGGCTTTTGTCTGCACCAGAAAACCACGAAATCGATTATGTGATTGGGCATGGGCTAATACTCGGCCGACAAGTTCAACTCATTAAGAAGCAAGTAAAATGTAAGTGGATCCAGATTGTGCATACAGCCCCTGAAGACCTAGGAATGTTTAAAGAGTATGCAAATGCAATTTCAAGAGCAGAGAAGAAGCACAACGCAGAGATACAATTGTGTGAATTGGCAGACCAAGTTGTAGCAGTTGGTCCCAAGTTGGCTGATGAGTACAAATGCTATCTTCGTTACAGCAAGAGAGACCAATCTGTATTCGTACTCACACCCAGCATattttgtgaattttctctggTTAAGCAAGCTGctgaagaaagagagaaatttCGTGTTTTGGTTTTTGGGCGTGGCAACACTGAAGATTTTAAGTTAAAGGGTTATGACGTTGCAGCTAAAGCCTTTTCAAAGTTGAAAAAACGATACCAACTGGTCTTTGTTGGTGCACCACTTGGAAGAGAAGAGGAAGTAGCAGAGAAATTGTGTAAGCATGGCATTGCACGAAGTCAGCTTACAGTTCGTTCTTTTAAGGAAAGCAGAGAGGATCTAGTCAGATTGTTTTGTGAAGTAGATCTGTGCATAATGCCATCAAGAACTGAAGGTTTTGGTTTGGCTGCACTTGAGGCTTTATCTGCAGGTCTTCCTATTCTTGTTAGTGGTAATTCTGGTTTAGGAGATGCTCTGGAGCATGTGCCACATGGTTCAAGCTGTGTACTATATTCCGAAGATCCTAGACAATGGGCCAAGGCAATTAAAAGTGTCCGTAAAAAGCGGAGGGATGTTCGGCTAAAAGAGACGGAACATCTTCGCATTCAGTATGCTGAGGAGTACAGTTGGGAGAAACAGTGTGGTGAACTTGTAAGAAGGATGCTTGATAGCGTTTTTG CAAGTAACAGTACGACTGAAAGCCTTTTAGATTCTGCACAGGACAATCACGCTCTGTCTTTAACTTCTGAAAGCAGTGATGGAAAGCCAGGCAGAAAAG GAGAAGATGGTGGACATGAGAGAAAACGTTTCAGAAGTATCTCAATACGTGAAGCACTTTTCCGGAAATTGTCCATCACTAAGGATCGAACATACCAAACTTTGCCAGCGAAg